From one Zhongshania sp. R06B22 genomic stretch:
- a CDS encoding Crp/Fnr family transcriptional regulator: MSIENVDLFDGLMPEEIQILRDTSVVREFAKNTVLIHEGDVADSLYVVESGRVKVYCSDKGGKDFVLNILEHGDYFGELALLDDDKRSASVRAMETSKVRIIYKEDFKAILDLHPNITRILNKNLTRRIRKLTNDVKSLALQDVYGRVVKVLTGLAQPAAEDGSMRIEEKLTQQEIADRVGSSREMVARILKDLTIGEYIDVDGRHIVIKRKLPESY; this comes from the coding sequence ATGAGTATCGAAAACGTCGATTTATTTGACGGTCTGATGCCGGAAGAAATTCAGATTTTACGCGACACCAGTGTGGTGCGTGAATTTGCCAAAAATACTGTTTTGATCCACGAAGGTGATGTCGCTGACTCACTTTATGTGGTCGAGTCAGGTCGTGTGAAAGTATATTGCAGTGACAAGGGTGGCAAAGATTTTGTCTTGAATATTCTTGAGCACGGTGATTATTTTGGCGAATTAGCGCTGCTTGACGACGATAAGCGGTCGGCGTCGGTAAGGGCGATGGAAACCAGTAAAGTTCGCATTATTTATAAGGAAGACTTTAAAGCGATACTGGATCTACACCCCAATATCACCCGCATTCTTAATAAAAACCTGACTCGCCGGATTCGTAAATTAACAAATGATGTTAAGAGTTTGGCGCTACAAGATGTCTATGGACGGGTGGTTAAAGTGCTGACCGGGTTGGCGCAGCCTGCCGCAGAAGATGGCAGTATGCGTATTGAGGAAAAACTTACCCAGCAAGAAATTGCCGATAGGGTGGGCTCTTCGCGGGAGATGGTGGCGCGTATATTGAAAGATCTGACTATCGGTGAGTACATCGACGTTGATGGTCGTCATATTGTGATTAAGCGCAAGCTACCAGAAAGCTACTAA
- the xseA gene encoding exodeoxyribonuclease VII large subunit, producing the protein MNTQEPPQTLSVSQLNGLAKQLLEDCFAQVTVSGELSTLSRPSSGHWYFTLKDDRAQIRCAFFKGRNSRVNFSPEPGQQVNVRGKVSLYEGRGDYQLIVESMQAAGAGALAQAFEKLKQELMAAGWFDSANKKPLPDHIRHIAVVTSPTGAAIHDILSVFQRRWPSMQVSVLPVLVQGEHAAQQIAKAVLQANIWHSQGKKDFDVILVSRGGGSLEDLWPFNERIVAEAIYNSSLPVVSAVGHEVDFSISDFVADIRAATPSAAAELLSPDQSELISRLQLLKGRLANSQLRRISRWREQLLSLTRRVRDPRSQLREQSQRLDDLEIRLGRQWEQAQRQRQQRLVAANQQLALLNPDRQLKTKHRDIQALRGRLQHAMKQQLQQPRIALKNMQQQLKTLGPEQTLHRGYAIISDHDGAIVRDATELEKGQKLRAKFSKGTAELIVGE; encoded by the coding sequence ATGAATACACAAGAACCGCCACAAACCCTCAGCGTCAGCCAATTAAATGGCCTGGCGAAACAATTACTAGAAGACTGCTTCGCTCAGGTCACTGTCAGTGGCGAGCTCTCCACCCTGTCGCGCCCAAGCTCCGGCCACTGGTATTTCACCCTAAAAGACGACCGCGCGCAGATCCGCTGCGCTTTCTTTAAAGGCCGCAATTCTCGGGTCAATTTTTCGCCCGAGCCCGGCCAACAGGTCAATGTTCGGGGCAAGGTCAGCCTGTATGAAGGTCGTGGCGACTACCAATTAATTGTCGAGAGTATGCAAGCCGCAGGCGCTGGCGCTTTAGCGCAAGCCTTCGAAAAACTCAAACAAGAGCTAATGGCCGCAGGGTGGTTTGACTCTGCCAACAAAAAACCGCTTCCAGACCATATTCGGCATATTGCGGTGGTAACATCGCCCACCGGCGCTGCCATTCACGACATTCTATCAGTGTTTCAGCGACGCTGGCCCAGCATGCAGGTCAGCGTACTGCCGGTGTTAGTTCAGGGCGAACATGCCGCCCAACAAATCGCTAAAGCAGTATTGCAGGCCAATATTTGGCATAGCCAAGGCAAGAAAGATTTCGATGTGATTCTGGTCTCCCGCGGCGGTGGCTCCTTAGAGGATCTATGGCCCTTTAATGAGCGCATCGTCGCTGAAGCCATCTATAATTCCTCCTTACCCGTGGTTAGCGCGGTGGGCCACGAAGTGGATTTCAGTATCAGTGACTTTGTTGCCGATATTCGCGCAGCGACACCCTCAGCCGCCGCCGAGCTGCTGAGCCCAGACCAAAGTGAACTGATTTCTCGCTTGCAGTTGCTAAAAGGCCGACTGGCAAATAGCCAACTTCGCAGAATTTCTCGCTGGCGCGAACAACTGCTATCGCTGACGCGGCGCGTGCGCGACCCACGCAGCCAGTTGCGCGAACAAAGCCAGCGTCTAGATGATTTAGAGATTCGTCTTGGACGCCAATGGGAACAAGCACAGCGCCAACGCCAACAGCGACTTGTTGCTGCAAATCAACAGCTCGCACTGCTAAACCCCGATCGCCAACTAAAAACCAAGCACCGAGATATTCAAGCTCTGCGCGGCCGCTTACAACACGCAATGAAACAGCAGCTGCAGCAACCACGAATCGCCTTGAAGAATATGCAGCAGCAGCTCAAAACACTTGGGCCAGAACAAACCTTACACCGTGGCTACGCCATTATTAGCGACCACGACGGTGCAATAGTACGCGATGCCACTGAGCTAGAAAAAGGCCAGAAACTGCGCGCGAAATTTAGTAAAGGAACTGCTGAGCTTATTGTCGGGGAGTAA
- the prfB gene encoding peptide chain release factor 2 (programmed frameshift) encodes MLEVNAIRQSLKSMGERTDVLRGYLDYANKKERLTEVELELGDPKAWDDPKRAQELGRERASLEAVVATIEELDTGVADCSELLDMAVEDGDDETISAMLVDVDRLERSLASLEFRRMFSGEMDANNCYLDIQSGSGGTEAQDWANMVLRMYLRWCESRGFKADLVELSDGEVAGIKSATIHVQGEYAFGWLRTETGVHRLVRKSPFDSGSRRHTSFCSVFISPEIDDDIEIDINPSDVRTDTYRASGAGGQHINKTDSAVRLTHVPTNIVVQCQNQRSQHQNRDSAWKMLKAKLYELEMQKRNSAAQELEDSKSDIGWGSQIRSYVLDDQRIKDLRTNVQTSNCGAVLDGDLDQFMEASLKSGL; translated from the exons ATGTTAGAAGTTAACGCCATACGCCAATCTCTCAAAAGCATGGGTGAAAGAACCGACGTGCTTCGGGGGTATCTT GACTATGCCAACAAGAAAGAGCGCTTAACCGAAGTTGAGCTGGAGCTGGGCGATCCCAAAGCCTGGGATGATCCAAAGCGTGCCCAAGAATTGGGGCGCGAGCGTGCATCGCTAGAGGCGGTTGTGGCGACTATCGAAGAGCTAGATACTGGCGTTGCAGACTGCAGTGAGCTGCTTGATATGGCCGTTGAAGACGGCGACGATGAAACGATTAGCGCAATGCTGGTCGACGTAGATCGGCTTGAACGCTCACTCGCAAGCTTAGAATTTCGCCGCATGTTTTCCGGTGAGATGGATGCCAATAATTGCTATCTTGATATTCAATCGGGCTCGGGTGGCACTGAGGCGCAAGACTGGGCCAATATGGTTTTGCGCATGTACTTGCGCTGGTGTGAAAGTCGGGGCTTTAAAGCGGATTTAGTTGAACTGTCTGACGGCGAAGTGGCCGGTATTAAAAGTGCGACCATTCACGTACAGGGCGAGTATGCCTTTGGTTGGTTGCGCACCGAAACCGGTGTTCATCGCTTGGTACGAAAGTCGCCATTCGATTCTGGTAGCCGCCGCCATACCTCTTTTTGCTCGGTATTTATTTCGCCTGAAATAGATGACGATATCGAAATTGATATCAATCCCTCAGATGTGCGTACCGATACTTATCGCGCCAGCGGCGCCGGTGGTCAGCATATCAACAAAACTGATTCGGCAGTGCGTTTAACCCATGTTCCCACTAATATTGTGGTGCAGTGTCAGAACCAGAGATCGCAGCATCAGAACCGCGACAGTGCTTGGAAAATGCTTAAAGCAAAGCTCTACGAATTAGAAATGCAAAAGCGCAACAGCGCTGCACAGGAGCTGGAAGACAGCAAGTCGGATATCGGCTGGGGCAGCCAAATTCGCTCTTATGTTTTAGATGATCAGCGGATAAAAGACTTGCGAACCAATGTGCAGACCAGCAATTGTGGCGCGGTATTAGACGGTGATTTAGATCAGTTTATGGAAGCGAGCTTGAAGAGCGGTTTGTAA
- the lysS gene encoding lysine--tRNA ligase, with the protein MSEQHNEAEHVQEENRLIAERRAKLSAIREKRNAFPNHFRREDYADRLQAELGEKGKDELEALDRQASIAGRIMAKRGPFMVLQDMSGRIQVYVDKKQFPEELADEIKTWDIGDIISATGPVHKSGKGDLYVYMKETSLLTKSLRPLPDKFHGLQDQEIRYRQRYVDLIMNESSRRTFAIRSKMISSIRNFLQQRDFVEVETPMMQVIPGGASARPFVTHHNALSMDMYLRIAPELYLKRLVVGGIERVFEINRNFRNEGLSTRHNPEFTMIEFYQAYADYKDMMDLTEAMLRNTAQEVLGTTTINYQGSEYDLAQPFTRLSVFDSVLQFNADISAAQLADMAQASAIAKKLGVDVKDSWGLGKIQIEIFEETVEHKLDQPTFITEYPTEVSPLARRNDDNPFVTDRFEFFVGGRELANGFSELNDSEDQAERFMAQVSEKDGGDDEAMHYDADYIAALEYGLPPTAGEGIGIDRLVMLFTDAPSIRDVLLFPHMRPE; encoded by the coding sequence ATGTCAGAACAGCACAACGAAGCTGAACACGTTCAGGAAGAGAATCGTCTTATAGCCGAGCGCCGCGCCAAATTGTCGGCGATCCGCGAGAAGCGCAATGCCTTCCCAAATCATTTTCGTCGTGAAGACTATGCCGACCGCCTCCAAGCTGAACTGGGTGAGAAGGGCAAGGACGAGTTAGAGGCTTTAGACCGTCAGGCCAGTATTGCGGGCCGGATCATGGCAAAGCGTGGGCCGTTTATGGTCTTACAAGATATGTCGGGGCGGATTCAAGTTTATGTTGATAAAAAGCAGTTTCCTGAAGAGTTAGCCGACGAAATCAAAACTTGGGACATCGGCGATATTATTTCTGCCACCGGCCCAGTGCACAAATCTGGCAAGGGCGATCTCTACGTTTATATGAAAGAGACGTCACTGCTGACTAAATCTTTGCGCCCGCTGCCAGATAAGTTTCATGGCTTGCAAGATCAAGAGATTCGTTATCGTCAGCGATATGTCGATTTGATCATGAATGAATCGTCGCGTCGTACTTTTGCGATTCGCTCAAAAATGATCAGCTCGATCCGTAACTTCTTGCAGCAGCGCGATTTTGTTGAAGTGGAAACGCCGATGATGCAAGTGATTCCCGGCGGTGCGAGCGCGCGTCCGTTTGTGACACATCACAATGCCTTGAGCATGGATATGTATTTGCGTATCGCGCCAGAGCTGTACCTTAAGCGCTTGGTTGTCGGTGGTATTGAGCGGGTATTTGAGATTAACCGCAACTTCCGCAACGAAGGTCTTTCAACTCGGCATAACCCAGAATTCACCATGATCGAATTCTATCAGGCCTATGCAGACTACAAAGACATGATGGATTTGACCGAGGCGATGTTGCGCAATACGGCGCAGGAAGTATTGGGTACCACAACGATTAACTATCAGGGCAGCGAATACGATTTGGCGCAGCCATTTACTCGTCTTTCGGTGTTCGATTCCGTGCTTCAGTTCAACGCTGATATTAGCGCAGCGCAATTGGCTGATATGGCGCAGGCAAGCGCCATTGCCAAAAAGCTGGGCGTCGATGTTAAAGACAGCTGGGGCTTGGGTAAGATACAGATCGAAATTTTTGAAGAGACGGTTGAGCACAAATTGGATCAGCCGACCTTTATTACCGAATACCCAACAGAAGTGTCGCCGCTGGCGCGCCGCAATGATGATAATCCCTTTGTCACCGATCGCTTTGAGTTTTTCGTTGGCGGCAGAGAATTGGCAAATGGCTTCTCGGAGTTAAATGACTCTGAAGACCAGGCTGAGCGCTTTATGGCCCAGGTTTCTGAGAAAGACGGCGGCGACGACGAAGCTATGCATTATGACGCCGACTATATCGCGGCTCTTGAATACGGCTTACCGCCAACGGCGGGTGAGGGTATTGGTATCGACAGATTGGTTATGTTGTTCACTGATGCGCCCTCGATTCGCGACGTGCTGTTATTTCCCCATATGCGGCCAGAGTAA
- the recJ gene encoding single-stranded-DNA-specific exonuclease RecJ, with the protein MADFPDIILRTPAVTEFSATVPLLLQKLYGARGVLRDSDIETGLEQLPKPDMKGMTAACALLADAIQNQKRLLIVGDFDCDGATSTTVGLLGLRALGAVHVDYLVPNRFEYGYGLTPEIVAVAAERKPDLIITVDNGISSIEGVAAAAKLGIPVLVTDHHLPGDSLPAAAAIVNPNQHGCPFPAKSLAGVGVMFYVLLALRSELRERAWFSDARIEPNLAELLDLVALGTVADVVPLEQTNRVLVAQGLRRIRAGRCRPGIRALLRVAGKEASRLVAADMGFALGPRLNAAGRLDDISLGIRCLLTDDEDVALSLAAELDDLNRERRAIEQSMKDDAMKVLAHLQLDASNIPNGICLYDPTWHQGVVGILASRIKDRYHRPVIAFADADDHEMKGSARSIPGLHLRDALDLLAKRNPGLLNKFGGHAMAAGLSLAKADYSRFEAAFDAIVAELTSEEQLIAAVYSDGELQPEDFSIEHAELLRSAGPWGQNFPEPKFHGRFRLVQQRIVGQRHLKMVLAPLSENGDFSQQIIDAIAFNIDTAVWPNEQVDEIDVVYKLDSNLFRERLSVQLLVEHLQAATD; encoded by the coding sequence GTGGCCGACTTTCCTGACATTATTTTGCGTACTCCCGCCGTCACAGAATTTTCTGCGACGGTTCCTCTCTTGCTGCAAAAGCTATACGGCGCCCGTGGCGTGCTTCGCGATAGCGATATCGAGACCGGTTTAGAGCAGCTTCCCAAGCCTGACATGAAAGGTATGACGGCGGCTTGCGCATTACTGGCTGATGCTATTCAAAATCAAAAACGACTATTAATTGTGGGTGATTTTGACTGCGATGGTGCAACCAGCACCACCGTGGGCCTGCTAGGCTTGCGTGCCTTGGGCGCAGTGCATGTAGATTATTTGGTTCCCAATCGTTTTGAGTATGGCTATGGGCTGACGCCTGAAATTGTCGCGGTCGCCGCTGAGCGTAAACCGGATTTAATTATCACCGTCGACAATGGCATCTCTAGCATTGAAGGGGTTGCCGCAGCGGCCAAGCTAGGTATTCCGGTGCTGGTGACTGATCACCATTTGCCGGGCGATTCACTGCCCGCCGCCGCAGCTATTGTGAATCCCAATCAGCATGGTTGCCCGTTTCCCGCAAAGTCCCTGGCGGGTGTCGGGGTTATGTTCTATGTTTTGTTGGCGCTGCGCAGCGAATTGCGCGAGCGCGCTTGGTTCTCAGATGCGCGTATAGAACCGAATTTAGCCGAGTTATTAGATCTTGTTGCCCTTGGCACTGTGGCTGATGTGGTGCCACTCGAACAGACTAATCGGGTATTGGTGGCGCAGGGTTTACGACGGATTCGCGCCGGTCGATGTCGCCCTGGTATTAGGGCTTTACTCCGCGTTGCCGGTAAAGAAGCGAGCCGCTTAGTGGCGGCGGATATGGGCTTTGCCCTTGGTCCACGTCTGAATGCTGCGGGTCGGCTGGATGATATTAGTCTTGGTATTCGGTGTTTATTGACGGATGACGAGGATGTGGCACTCAGTTTGGCTGCGGAGCTTGATGACTTAAATCGCGAGCGCCGTGCCATCGAACAAAGTATGAAAGATGACGCCATGAAGGTGTTGGCGCATTTACAGCTTGATGCCAGTAATATTCCCAACGGTATCTGCCTTTACGATCCTACGTGGCATCAGGGCGTGGTGGGAATTTTGGCTTCGCGGATTAAAGACCGCTACCACCGACCGGTCATCGCCTTTGCCGATGCTGATGATCACGAGATGAAAGGCTCGGCAAGATCGATACCGGGCTTACATCTGCGCGATGCTTTAGATCTATTGGCCAAGCGCAATCCGGGTTTGCTAAATAAATTTGGCGGCCACGCTATGGCGGCGGGCTTAAGTTTGGCCAAGGCGGACTACTCGCGTTTTGAAGCGGCTTTCGATGCGATTGTGGCAGAGTTAACCAGTGAAGAGCAGCTCATTGCGGCGGTTTACAGCGACGGCGAGCTTCAGCCGGAAGATTTTTCTATTGAGCACGCGGAGTTGTTACGCAGCGCAGGGCCTTGGGGGCAAAATTTTCCGGAGCCCAAATTTCATGGCCGCTTTCGCCTTGTCCAGCAACGTATCGTCGGCCAGCGCCATTTGAAAATGGTGTTAGCACCGCTATCTGAAAACGGGGACTTTAGTCAGCAAATCATTGATGCTATTGCCTTCAATATCGATACCGCGGTATGGCCAAATGAACAGGTTGATGAGATTGATGTGGTTTATAAACTCGACAGCAACTTGTTTAGAGAGCGCTTATCGGTTCAATTGTTGGTTGAGCACCTCCAAGCAGCGACCGATTGA